The DNA sequence ATAGAGATAGAATATTGAATATTGTTTTCATCCCAAATGAGATACCTCAAGCTCTCTAAATATTCTGCTACGATACTACCACGTATCGTTACTTTTTCACCTCCTAAATATGCATCTTCATTATAAGTGGGTGCAACACTTAATGATAAATAAGGAATATCATTTTTCCAATAATAGAGAGTAACTTCCTCTTGTATTTCACCGGAAAGAGAATAACTTTCAATCGATAGGAGGCTTAAGTCCTCTTCATCGAATAAATAAAAAGGTGTTTGCACTATTTCCTCTGCATCTGAAATTGAGTCAATAATCTTGATACTTTCATTTAACGTATCATTCACTTCTGTAAATGTAATATGACTCGGTAAATCAATCGTAAAGGTATCATCATCGAACTGAGGGCTAAAATCGATCTCCTTATATTCAATGGTAGTTGTAATATCACCAGCTACAGATATTCCCTTCACCATGAACCATGTTTTTTTATCGACCCATAACTCGATATCACCTATTAGTAAATTTGACTCTTTCGCAGTAAGAACCATATGATAAGTATCTATTCCATTAACGACTACTTCACCTTTTACTTCATAGTAATGTGTGTCTTTCATGTTTTCTAGCATCGAGGTTACTTGCTCCCTATGAGTTAACGTAGGAATGGCTTCGTCAGAGAGATCTATTTTAATGGCAGTATCATTAGCTTCTTCATAAAAATACAAGTCAAAACCATCATTTACTGCAATTGATTGTTGGTTTGTAGCGTTGTCAATCGTAATAACCTTTCTTTTCCCTTCTTGACTAACATGTTCTTTAAAGGTAGCTTTTTCAGAAAGACCATCGCCGTAATGAAAGGTCATCTCACCTTCAGCATAGTAAGCGAAAAAATCATCATTAGTAGATAAAATATTGGAATATAGCTCATCAGCCGAAACCCCTACTTGTGAGGAAGTGCATCCGGCTCCAATTAGGGCTATGGTGATCAGCCCGATGAGTAAAGTCATGTTTTTCACCTATAATCATCCCCTTCTATTTCCTGCAACCAACATGCAATAAGTGTTCCGTGTGGTTTTTCTGACCATAGCATAATTTTTCCGCCGTGCTGTTCAATAATCATTTTAGCTATGCTTAAACCAAGACCGGAGCTTCCAGATTGACTTCTTGCAGTTTCTCCTTGAACGAATGGTTGAAAAAGGTAGTCTACATTTTCTGAGTCTATGAAACTACCTTCGTTTTGAACTAATATAACAGTGCCGCCCTTTCTCCATTCATCGACTTTTTTGATGAGTGAGGGAAAAACCCATTTTGGTAGTGGGCTAGTTTGTTTATAGGCACCAATCCAAAGGCTTTTCATTTGCGGAGTATGCCGCAACCCATTTGTCATCACATTATCAACAAGTCTAATCATTTGTTTTGGATTCACTTTATACTTACTTTCTACATCATAGTGAGTGTGTAACTGAATGTCTTTACTAGCAGCTGATTCTTCGTAACCTGATAGAAGCATATCGAAGAATTCTTCTCCATCGACTACTTTGAATTCTGAATGGTTACGTGTAGATTGAAGTGAATTATATGTGACTAAATCATCAAGCATTTGACTCATGAAATCTAACTTCTCAAAAAGAACTTGTTTATATTCATTTCTTTCCCTTGGTGATAGCTGCCCATACAATAAAGCCTCATTATATGCTCGGACAACGGTTAAGGGTGTTTTAAGATCGTGGGATAAGGAAGCGACAATAAAGTCCTTTTCTTTCTGATGATTGAGTAGTTCCTTTTTCGTTCCTTCTATTTCCACGCGCATTTCTTCAAAATGACCCATTAGCTCACCGATCTCATCTTTCGGAATCGTTTTTAACGGACTAATTTCCTTTTCCTTTGCGAAGTCTGTCATTCTCGCATGTAAAAGCTGAAGGGGCCGATTGAGCTTTCGATTTAATAAAAAAATAACTACTGCATACGTTAAAATAAAAAAGAAGCTAAATAGTGTAAATAATGTAAGTGTTCGGTTACTTACCCCTTCTAACCACTCGTCTCTTGCTAATTTCATCTCATAAATACCAGCAAGTTCGCCATTTTCAAAAACAGGTTTTTTTAACGAATATGTACGATAATTTTTTTGAATCTCATTAAGGTTTTGATAGACTTCAGTTGTACTTGCAAATAATGGGGTATTGGTTGATGGACTATTTAATGTTGAAAATAGCTGTACCCCATCAGGACGGTACAAATTAATTTGTAACGAATCGCTGCCCATCTTTTGTATATGTTCATAGTTTGTCATTGGTTGTAGCTGGTACAAACTAGCGTTATTTAATATAGGTTCTAAATTTGAAAATGTTTGTAAAACGTCTAAATAATTTTCTAAATCTTGTTCTTTATCATAGCTACTAATTGTAATATAAAGGGCATAAATAGTAGTAATAGGAAGAATCATTACAATAAAATAACTAATCATAAGCCATGTTTTTATCTTCATTGAATCACTTCACCGATGAATCTATATCCTTCTCCCCAAACTGTTTGAATAAATTTAGATGTACGAGAATTATCTTGAAGTTTTGTTCGTAGCCCTTTTATATGAACAGTAACTGTATTATTCCCATCTAAACTACTTTGTTGCCATATATGCTCGTAAAGCTCTGTTTTCGAGAACGTTTGACAAGGGTTTTTAGCTAAAAGTAAAAGTAAGTCTAGTTCTTTAGTTGTTAACAATAATGGTTTACCATTTAAATAGACATTCTTTTTCAAAAAATCGATTGATAGACCATGTAGAAAATCAATCATAGGTTGTGCTTCATGTTGATGTAAGTAACGGTCGTACCTTCTTAAATGTGAATGGATTCTTGCAGAAAGCTCGATTAAGCTAAAGGGCTTCGTTAAATAATCATCGGCACCAAGATCTAACCCTCGGATTTTACTAGCATCCTCTTGTTTAGCGCTAATAATAAGCAATGGAACATTGCTTTCAAGTCTTATCGTCTTGCATAAAGTAAATCCATCCATTTCAGGTAGCATTAAATCTACTAGTACTAAATCAAAGCTATTTTGCTTAAAATCCTCTAACCCTTCCATACCAGTAGAAGCCCATGTGACATGGAAGCCCTCTTTACGTAAGTGATCGACAACGATTCTTGCAATATCCTTATCGTCTTCAACTATTAATATATTCCGAGTATGACTCAACTTTTCTCAACTCGCTTTCTACCTATAAGTATAAACGTCATCTGCACTTGTAAATGGATTCTTTATATTTACTTAATAACTATTTCTATTTTCTAACAAAAATAGAAATTTTGAAATATGAAAGGTCATTTTACCTTTAAAAATTGTAACAAAGAACAATAGTAATCGTCTTAAATACTAAATGAAGAAATGATGGAAGGAGATTTGTATGAGAATTTCAAATAAGATATATTTATTTTTCAGCTTTCTTGTTGTGTTTTCTCTTCTATTAGGAACTTCTGCATTTGCCGAACAGGAGCCGATCACACGTGAGAAACTAGAGGAATGGGAGGAGCAAGGGATAGACCCAAATCATACAGAAGTGAGTGAAAACCTTTTAGAGTATGTAAATGAACATTTGAGTGACATATTTGCCAGTATGCATATAGACCGAAGCGAACGAGAATTAGGTGTACTTGTGTTTTCTTTTATAGAGCCTGTTAGTGAAGAGCATGCTAGCGCAATGAAACAACTCGTTAGCTCTCCAGCGGAAGTTGAGTTACGACAGGTTCAGTATAAGGAAGCGGAGTTAAATGCGAAAACTGCAGAAATAGATTTAAATCAATTTCAAGAAGCTGGCATTTCGATTTACCGAGTTGGACCTGATGTCACTCATAATCGCGTTGAGATAGCAATTGAGCCATATAATGAAGAAAATGCGAGAATGATTTATGACTATTATGGTAGTGAAATGATTCATGTTGTTGAAGGGGAGCAGCCGATGCTGTTACTCACAGAACAAGAAATAGAAGAAAGCAACACTGACGAAGTGGGAGAAGTAGAGTTAAAAGAAGAAAAAAGTACAATATCTACATTTTTTTCTTCCATAGTCGATTGGTTCCGAAATCTCTTTAAATAAAGTAATATCCCCGTTAATGAGGCTGATCCAAAAGCTTATTAAAAGATCTGGCAATGACTCCACTCGCCGCGCGCCCACTATAATCCACTTATAGTGGGCTTTTGGGTTTTAATAGATTGCGTTGGCTCCACATATTGTTTAGAGGTTGACTCGAAAGGTAAAAATTAGACCTTTTGAGTCAACCTTTGAATAATCAATGAAACAGTTGGAAAAATAACAAGGATGTGTGAAATACATAATAAAGGAGAAGGTAATATGTCTAATATAAACGTAGCAATCGTTTATTACAGCTCAACAGGAACGAATTACCAGCTAGCACAATGGGCAAAGGAAGGAGCACAGGAGTTAGGTGCTGCCGCAAAGGTGTTAAAGGTGCCTGAGCTCGCTCCTGAAGCAGCTATCGAGCAAAACCCTGCTTGGAAAGCACATATGGAAGAAACGAAGGATGTACCTGAGGTAACTTTGGATGATTTGGAGAACGCAGATGCAATCATTTTTAGCGTCCCTACACGATTTGGAAATGTTCCAGGACAAATGAAACAGTTCTTAGATACGACTGGTGGGTTATGGTTTAATGGTAAGCTTGCTAATAAAGCAGTGAGTGCGATGAGTTCTGCTTCTAATGCTCACGGTGGACAAGAGGCAACAATATTAGCGCTATATAATACTATGTATCATTGGGGAGCAATTGTTGTTGCACCTGGCTATACCGATCCAGTAGCATTTGAATCTGGTGGAAACCCATACGGGACAAGTGTCACAGTTAGCCAAGATGGAAAAATGCAGGAGGACGTAGAAAAAGCAGTGAAGCATCAAGCAAGAAGAACAGTAGAAGTGGCACAATGGATCCAACACGGTACGAAATAAATTAGGGCTTAGGACGGTGCCATACGGCTATTAACAGTGTTGGCAATGGTTTCACTCGTCGCGGCCAACTAAAAGAAAACCACATTTAGTAGTGGAGGTGGCCGCTCCGTACAAAGCTAAAGGGTGACTCAATAGGTATCAGCCTTTTGAGTCACCTTCATTATAGTAGATTTCTTGTGCTTCCTCGTATAATGCAATAATTTGCTCGTAGTTCATGTAACCAACTTTCCTAATAATCGTTCGCCCATCAGGATCGATTACAAATGTCATCGGTAAACTCACAATTAAGTATTCTTTCTCTACGAATCCTTCAACATCCATCGCTATATCATAAGGAATATTGAAGTCATTAATAAACGCAATAGCACTAGACTTACTCGTTTCAGTATTTGTTAAGTTTACGCCTAAAACTTCGACATCTTCCTCGGCATAGTTTTCATGAAAGTCAATTAAGTATGGAATTTCATCTTTACATGGGCCACACCAAGATGCCCACGCGTTCATGATGACAAAATTACCACGGTAATCATGTAAACTTATTTCCGAAGATTCATCCCAAGACGGGAGGGTGAAGTTTGGTGCAATTCGGCCAGGGTAAGGACCGATTTCCTCAGATTCAGAATAACTCACTTCCTCATCTCTATTCTCTATCCCGCCAGTTGATAAGTATTCTTCGATACGTTGATCGTTTCGAGAACTTTCCTTTAATATATAGTCGTATACGACATAGCCACTCACTAGTATGGCAATGATGAATATGGATAAATTCATTAACCTTTTTTTTAGCAAAATGAACCCTCGCTTTACATAGGATAATTACTTATCTATAGTATACATGATAAAAATGAATGAAGAGAAGTAATCTGAATGTAATCAGCCTAAGCAGTTACTTGCTGAAGTAGGCTTTCAATATCACGCTCTATATCAATTGGATCTGTCGTACATTCAAATCGATCTACAACGTTTCCTTCAGGATCAATTAGAAACTTCGTGAAATTCCATTTTATACTATAGTTATCGCTTAAATACTCAGGGTGCTTCTCGTTAATAAGAGGCAGCAAGATTTTTGATACTGGATGCATTTCATTAAAGCCTTTAAAATTTTTCTGACCCGTTAAATAATTAAATAATGGATGTGCGTCATTTCCGCGGACATCTGTTTTTTGAAATAATGGGAAACTAACACCGTAATTAAGCATGCAGCTCGTTTGAATTTGATCATTAGAGTCAGGCTCTTGATGGTCGAATTGGTTACATGGGAAACCTAAAATGACAAACCCCTTATCTTTATAACGGTCATATAAACGTTGTAAATCTTTGTATTGGTATGTAAATCCACACCTTCCAGCAGTATTCACTATGAGAACAACTTTCCCTTTATATTCTCTTAAAGATTTATCTTTGCCATTCATTGCAACAGCAGAGTAATGATAGATACTCATATTATTCCTCCAATATATGATTCTTTAGACCTGAATATATTAGCCTAGTTTCTAGCTGTTAGCAAATAAATTGCTTCAACAAAAAACTAAAGTGACGCCTGTGTGCCACTTTAGTTTAAGCTAACCTCGATCGCACGTATTCTTCTCTCGTCAGCATCAATAATCTTTAAAGAAATATGCTCATATTGTACTTCTTCATTAACCGACGGAATTCGTTGAAACACTTCGGAAAGCCAACCACCAATTGTGTGATATGGTGTGTCAGGTAGCTCAATTTTCGTTTTCCTTACGAAATCATCCAATGGACAATCGGCATGAACAATGAGTGTGGAAGGGTCAACCTGTTTGAGTAAGTTAATATCCTCATCATGTTCATCCCAGATTTCTCCCACTATTTCTTCTAAAATATCTTCGAGTGTAATGAGTCCTTCTGTTCCTCCATATTCATCGATGACAATAGCCATATGCCCTTTATTTTTCTGAAGTTGCGGCAGCAATGTATGGATTCGCATCGACTCAAAAACAAATACAGGATCACGTAAAAGCTTGCGAATATCTACATCATATTCTAGTTGAATATATGCCTTTAAAAAATCACGTTCTGATAAAATACCTATAATATTATCGATATTTCCTTCATAAACAGGGATACGAGAATAACGTTCCTTTATGAATGTGTTTTTTATTTCATCCACTGTGTTATTGACATCAATAGCGACGATATCCATCCGAGGCGTGACTATTTCTGCAACGATAATATCATTAAAGTCTAAGGAGCGGTGAACTAATTCTCGTTCACTTTCGTCAATGACGCCTTCTTCTTCACTAATACTAATTAATTCCTTTAACTCTTCTTCTGTGACGGAAGGTGCCGTCTTCTCCTTTTTTATAAGTTTTGAAACGAATATTTTAAGCTGTAGGAAAACCCAAGTTATCGGTGATAAAAATTTTATAAGAACAAGCAATATCCATGATATTTTTGAAGAGAACGTTTCTGCAAATTCCTTTGCATACGACTTAGGTAATATTTCGCCAAAAATGAGGACGAGTACAGTCATGACAAATGTACTTACAAATACGCCTAAATTAGGTCCGAAAATCGCTGTTGCTACTTGTGCAGATATTGTTGCAGCAGCAATATTTACTAAGTTATTCCCAACTAATATTGTTGACAATGCTTGGTCGAAATTATGGAGAATACTATATGCTCGCTGTGCACCTTTATTATTTTCGTCCATCATTGTTTTCAAGCGTATTCTGTTCGCACTAGAATATGCGGTTTCGGCTGAGGAAAAGAAAGCAGACATGATTAGTAGGAGAAATAGTAATAAAATAAGGTATATAGGAATCTGCTCCAAGCCCTTCACATCCTTTATCTTTAACAGTATTTAAGCGATAAAAATTAAGCACTGTTAATTAAAGTAGTAGGTTATCTCTTCGTACATTTAGTATGAGAATGTTGCAATTTGTTATACGGTCTAATAAACAATCTCCTTATTGAGATCTATTACGAACGGTCTAGAACAGAACCAACCCTACCGTGAATAGGTTATCGTTGTAAGCAAAATAAAATAAGGAGTTGTATTTAAATGAGTCAAGGTCATTTAGCTTGGCATGAAACGTTGGAAATTCATGAGTTGGTAGCAGCACAATCAATCGGTTTAATGAAGATGAAAAAAGCAATAAAGGATATTAATAACCAAGAATTACATGGGATTTATGAAAGCGCAATTAAAGGTGTTACAAATAATTTGATGGAACTTATAGCATTTTATCCTGATATGCCAAGGGCAGAAAGTACGATGACAGAAAAAGAGTTAGAAGGTTTGTATGCAGGTGACTTACTCACTTTTTCTAAAATGAGTGTTCGGAATTACGCGATTGCAATTACAGAAGCGGCAACACCTGAAGTTAGAAAGGTATTTCAAAAGCATTTAAATAATGCGATTGATCTACATGGGAAAGTATTTAACTATATGTATAAAACAGGAAAATACCCAGCGTATGATTTAGATAAGCTGTTAAAAAATGACTTGCAGCTAGCAAGAAAAGCGTTGAAGTAAAAAGAAGAAGTTGCAACCCTCCCTTTGCGATGTCACTAGAATATGACAGAAAGTCGCAGCAATGGAGTCGTGGAGATAAACTTCCCTTATTGAGGTAGCTTTATTTTGCTTAGAGGATGCTTTACTTAAAAGTATCCTCTATTTGGTATGGATTTAGAATGATATTTCTTCAGAAAATAACCATCAAACCGGTTATCCTTTGAGGACTCAGGAAGGTAAATTATTGAAGGGCACTGAAAAAGTGATGTTCTTTCACTTTTTCAGTGTCCCTAAGAAAAATGAGGGGGACACATTGTGAGTACAACTAAAAAGGGAAAAACATTTGCAGCTGATCAGAAAACACTGACCAATACACCTGAACGTAGAGAATTTACTGTAGCCTCAGATATTAGCTCAGAGAATCCGTTCAAATCGAATGCTTACTACCCAGGAGATTCTGTTAATGAGCATAAAGAACTTGAAAAGGCCAATTTAGACATTGCTGAGGACGAGCTTAGACAGCAAAATGAGAATAATTCATTGGACTAGCTTTCTTCTTTTGTCTAATTTTTACAAGCTACTTCCAAAATGTTTGTATCAAATTACAAGGGGAATAAGACAAACTAAGTATGTATGCAAACTTTTATGTAGGAGGTGCACCATTGCTTACAAATGATCAAATAAATGCATTGAAAAAAGAACTCATGCAGATGAAGGAAGAGCAGCTCACTCGTTTAAATGGACAACATTATGGCTTAGAATTAGAATTACTAAAAGAATCAGTTGGTGAGTTATCCAATTATGATAATCACCCTGGGGACCAAGGAACAGAGCTCTATGAACGAGAAAAGGATATTGCATTAAATGAGCATAGTGAACAGCTGTTAGATGAAATAGATAATGCGTTAAAAGCAATAGAGGAAGGGTCATATGGGAAATGTGAAGTTTGTGGTACGGACATTCCGTATGAGCGATTAGAAGCAATTCCAAATGCGCGAAGATGTATACAGCACGCAGAAGAGAAGTCGGTTTCTAATAAACGGCCAGTTGAAGAAGACGTCATTGCACCCGCATTTGGTGAATTTGAATACGACGAAAGCGTACGAAACGAAACGTTTTTCGATGCAGAAGATGCTTGGCAAACAGTAAGTATATACGGTTCATCAGAGACACCTTCAGATTTTCTAAACGTAGACAACAAAGATTACAACAACATGTTTGTTGAATCTGAAGAACCTATTGGGATAGTTGAAGATATCGAGGGAATTTTAACTGCAGATATTGAAGGAAACTATTCTGGACCAAGTGTGGATCACAAGGAATATGAACAATATTTGGATGAAAATGATGTTACCTCTGTATTAGACGGTAATAAAAAAGAAGAAGAATAAATGAGAGGGAGACTCAAAAGGTTGAGTCTCCCTTATAATTATCCGATTATTTAGGAGCCATCTAGTTGATGTGAGCGAAGATTGGCTGCAGAGGAAGATAATTTACAATTTCTTAATATATAAGTAATTGATTATATAATTATTCACTTATATAATGATTAGTGAAATGGAGGTGGAGTAGCGATGACAATATTAAATAAGTTAGATATTGAACAAGGAGCAAAAATCTTGAAGCTGTTAGGAGACAATACGAGGCTCAATATTGTAACACTCCTAATGGAGGATGAATGCTGTGTATGTGAGCTCGTGGAAATTCTGCAGATGAGTCAGCCATCGATAAGTCAACATGTAGCTAAACTAAAGTCCTTTAATATCATAACGGAACGTAGAAAAGGGCAGTGGATTTTTTACAAAATAAATACATCAGCAGAGATTTATCCCCTAATAGATAGCATTGTTTCACACTTCCCAGAGCAAAATGATCGTATTAAAGCGTTAGAGGAGAAAGGTTTAAGAGTGTGTTGTAATTAAGCTTTTCATTCAATTGAAGAAATAAATAGCTATTATTACTGAATTGGGGGAAATAAAATATGGGTAATGAACAAGCCCAAGGACAAGGACTTAGTTTTTTTGAGCGCTACTTAACGATTTGGGTAGCAGTATGTATTATCGTAGGAATTGCAATCGGACAATTAATGCCAGCAGTACCTAATACATTAGATGAATGGAAGATTTCAGAGATCTCCATTCCTGTTGCCATCTTAATATGGTTAATGATCTTTCCTATGATGGCAAAAATTGATTTTTCAAGTATTGTCAACGCAGGAAAAAAACCTAAAGGCTTAGTTATTACTTTAGTAGTTAACTGGCTTATCAAGCCTTTTACAATGTTTTTCTTCGCTTGGTTATTTTTTCGCTTTATATTTAGTCCATTTATACCCGAAACGTTAGCAACTGAATATATCGCAGGAGCCGTACTTCTCGGAGCTGCACCATGTACAGCGATGGTATTCGTATGGAGCTACCTTACAAAAGGGGATGCAGGATATACGTTAATTCAAGTATCAGTTAATGATTTAATTTTAATTTTTGCTTATGGACCAATCGTAGCGCTACTACTTAGAGTAAATAATGTCATTGTTCCGTTAGATACAGTATTTTTATCGGTGCTATTATTTATTGTTATTCCGTTAGCTGCTGGTTATATTTCACGAGTAATCCTTGTGAAGAGAAAAGGAATGGATTGGTTCCAAAATGTGTTTCTAAAAAAAGCTGGGAATTTTACAATTATCGGCCTTTTACTCACGTTAGTTATTTTGTTTTCTTTCCAAGGAGACGTTATTTTAAATAATCCGTTCCACATCGGATTAATTGCAGTGCCACTCATTATCCAGACGTTATTTATTTTTGTTATTGCGTATTTATGGGCGAAGTGGTGGAGAATTAAGCATAGCATAGCAGCACCAGCTGCGATGATTGGAACGAGTAATTTCTTTGAGCTAGCTGTAGCCGTTGCAATCGCATTATTTGGATTAAACTCAGGTGCTGCTCTCGTGACAGTTGTCGGTGTGCTTGTTGAGGTTCCGCTCATGCTATATTTAGTGAAAATTGCCAACAAAACAAAGCACTGGTTCCCAGAAAGCAGCGTCGTAAAACACGGATGATTTTGTTAACTTAAACGTTAACGTATCTAATAAATTTAATTTAAACGAATCATTAAAGGAGAAGTGAAAATAATGACTAAACCAATTATTTATTTTTTATGTACAGGTAATTCATGCAGAAGTCAAATGGCTGAGGCATGGGGGAAAGCATATTTAGGGGAAAAATATGACGTGTATTCTGCAGGGATTGAAGCTCACGGAGTAAATCCAAAGGCAGTTCAAGCAATGAAAGAAGTAGACATTGATATTACTGATCAAACATCAGACACTATAGATCAAGAGCTTTTGCAGAAGGCAGACTTAGTCGTAACTCTATGCGGCCATGCTAACGATGTTTGCCCAGCAACACCACCTAATAAGGAACGTGTCCACTGGGGCTTCGATGACCCAGCAAAGGCAGAAGGAACCGATGAAGAGAAATGGGCCGTATTCCAACGCGTACGTGATGAAATTGGAGCACGCATTAAAAGATTTGCAGAAGAGTAACCAGCAAAAGGGCGAAC is a window from the Evansella cellulosilytica DSM 2522 genome containing:
- the arsC gene encoding arsenate reductase (thioredoxin); protein product: MTKPIIYFLCTGNSCRSQMAEAWGKAYLGEKYDVYSAGIEAHGVNPKAVQAMKEVDIDITDQTSDTIDQELLQKADLVVTLCGHANDVCPATPPNKERVHWGFDDPAKAEGTDEEKWAVFQRVRDEIGARIKRFAEE
- a CDS encoding hemolysin family protein, coding for MEQIPIYLILLLFLLLIMSAFFSSAETAYSSANRIRLKTMMDENNKGAQRAYSILHNFDQALSTILVGNNLVNIAAATISAQVATAIFGPNLGVFVSTFVMTVLVLIFGEILPKSYAKEFAETFSSKISWILLVLIKFLSPITWVFLQLKIFVSKLIKKEKTAPSVTEEELKELISISEEEGVIDESERELVHRSLDFNDIIVAEIVTPRMDIVAIDVNNTVDEIKNTFIKERYSRIPVYEGNIDNIIGILSERDFLKAYIQLEYDVDIRKLLRDPVFVFESMRIHTLLPQLQKNKGHMAIVIDEYGGTEGLITLEDILEEIVGEIWDEHDEDINLLKQVDPSTLIVHADCPLDDFVRKTKIELPDTPYHTIGGWLSEVFQRIPSVNEEVQYEHISLKIIDADERRIRAIEVSLN
- a CDS encoding spore coat protein, which translates into the protein MSQGHLAWHETLEIHELVAAQSIGLMKMKKAIKDINNQELHGIYESAIKGVTNNLMELIAFYPDMPRAESTMTEKELEGLYAGDLLTFSKMSVRNYAIAITEAATPEVRKVFQKHLNNAIDLHGKVFNYMYKTGKYPAYDLDKLLKNDLQLARKALK
- a CDS encoding TlpA family protein disulfide reductase, with translation MLKKRLMNLSIFIIAILVSGYVVYDYILKESSRNDQRIEEYLSTGGIENRDEEVSYSESEEIGPYPGRIAPNFTLPSWDESSEISLHDYRGNFVIMNAWASWCGPCKDEIPYLIDFHENYAEEDVEVLGVNLTNTETSKSSAIAFINDFNIPYDIAMDVEGFVEKEYLIVSLPMTFVIDPDGRTIIRKVGYMNYEQIIALYEEAQEIYYNEGDSKG
- the wrbA gene encoding NAD(P)H:quinone oxidoreductase; translated protein: MSNINVAIVYYSSTGTNYQLAQWAKEGAQELGAAAKVLKVPELAPEAAIEQNPAWKAHMEETKDVPEVTLDDLENADAIIFSVPTRFGNVPGQMKQFLDTTGGLWFNGKLANKAVSAMSSASNAHGGQEATILALYNTMYHWGAIVVAPGYTDPVAFESGGNPYGTSVTVSQDGKMQEDVEKAVKHQARRTVEVAQWIQHGTK
- a CDS encoding ArsR/SmtB family transcription factor: MTILNKLDIEQGAKILKLLGDNTRLNIVTLLMEDECCVCELVEILQMSQPSISQHVAKLKSFNIITERRKGQWIFYKINTSAEIYPLIDSIVSHFPEQNDRIKALEEKGLRVCCN
- a CDS encoding LolA family protein, coding for MKNMTLLIGLITIALIGAGCTSSQVGVSADELYSNILSTNDDFFAYYAEGEMTFHYGDGLSEKATFKEHVSQEGKRKVITIDNATNQQSIAVNDGFDLYFYEEANDTAIKIDLSDEAIPTLTHREQVTSMLENMKDTHYYEVKGEVVVNGIDTYHMVLTAKESNLLIGDIELWVDKKTWFMVKGISVAGDITTTIEYKEIDFSPQFDDDTFTIDLPSHITFTEVNDTLNESIKIIDSISDAEEIVQTPFYLFDEEDLSLLSIESYSLSGEIQEEVTLYYWKNDIPYLSLSVAPTYNEDAYLGGEKVTIRGSIVAEYLESLRYLIWDENNIQYSISILHPDVELDDIIQLVNEMKLSND
- a CDS encoding response regulator transcription factor, with the translated sequence MSHTRNILIVEDDKDIARIVVDHLRKEGFHVTWASTGMEGLEDFKQNSFDLVLVDLMLPEMDGFTLCKTIRLESNVPLLIISAKQEDASKIRGLDLGADDYLTKPFSLIELSARIHSHLRRYDRYLHQHEAQPMIDFLHGLSIDFLKKNVYLNGKPLLLTTKELDLLLLLAKNPCQTFSKTELYEHIWQQSSLDGNNTVTVHIKGLRTKLQDNSRTSKFIQTVWGEGYRFIGEVIQ
- the arsB gene encoding ACR3 family arsenite efflux transporter; this translates as MGNEQAQGQGLSFFERYLTIWVAVCIIVGIAIGQLMPAVPNTLDEWKISEISIPVAILIWLMIFPMMAKIDFSSIVNAGKKPKGLVITLVVNWLIKPFTMFFFAWLFFRFIFSPFIPETLATEYIAGAVLLGAAPCTAMVFVWSYLTKGDAGYTLIQVSVNDLILIFAYGPIVALLLRVNNVIVPLDTVFLSVLLFIVIPLAAGYISRVILVKRKGMDWFQNVFLKKAGNFTIIGLLLTLVILFSFQGDVILNNPFHIGLIAVPLIIQTLFIFVIAYLWAKWWRIKHSIAAPAAMIGTSNFFELAVAVAIALFGLNSGAALVTVVGVLVEVPLMLYLVKIANKTKHWFPESSVVKHG
- a CDS encoding TraR/DksA C4-type zinc finger protein, which produces MLTNDQINALKKELMQMKEEQLTRLNGQHYGLELELLKESVGELSNYDNHPGDQGTELYEREKDIALNEHSEQLLDEIDNALKAIEEGSYGKCEVCGTDIPYERLEAIPNARRCIQHAEEKSVSNKRPVEEDVIAPAFGEFEYDESVRNETFFDAEDAWQTVSIYGSSETPSDFLNVDNKDYNNMFVESEEPIGIVEDIEGILTADIEGNYSGPSVDHKEYEQYLDENDVTSVLDGNKKEEE
- a CDS encoding glutathione peroxidase, which gives rise to MSIYHYSAVAMNGKDKSLREYKGKVVLIVNTAGRCGFTYQYKDLQRLYDRYKDKGFVILGFPCNQFDHQEPDSNDQIQTSCMLNYGVSFPLFQKTDVRGNDAHPLFNYLTGQKNFKGFNEMHPVSKILLPLINEKHPEYLSDNYSIKWNFTKFLIDPEGNVVDRFECTTDPIDIERDIESLLQQVTA
- a CDS encoding sensor histidine kinase, which gives rise to MKIKTWLMISYFIVMILPITTIYALYITISSYDKEQDLENYLDVLQTFSNLEPILNNASLYQLQPMTNYEHIQKMGSDSLQINLYRPDGVQLFSTLNSPSTNTPLFASTTEVYQNLNEIQKNYRTYSLKKPVFENGELAGIYEMKLARDEWLEGVSNRTLTLFTLFSFFFILTYAVVIFLLNRKLNRPLQLLHARMTDFAKEKEISPLKTIPKDEIGELMGHFEEMRVEIEGTKKELLNHQKEKDFIVASLSHDLKTPLTVVRAYNEALLYGQLSPRERNEYKQVLFEKLDFMSQMLDDLVTYNSLQSTRNHSEFKVVDGEEFFDMLLSGYEESAASKDIQLHTHYDVESKYKVNPKQMIRLVDNVMTNGLRHTPQMKSLWIGAYKQTSPLPKWVFPSLIKKVDEWRKGGTVILVQNEGSFIDSENVDYLFQPFVQGETARSQSGSSGLGLSIAKMIIEQHGGKIMLWSEKPHGTLIACWLQEIEGDDYR